DNA sequence from the Deinococcus humi genome:
GGACGCGGCAAACCCGCCCCGGACCTGTACGCCTACGCCGCAGCTCAACTGGGCGCGGACATCACCCGCTGCCTGGTGATTGAGGACAGCGTGACCGGCCTGAGCGCGGGTGTTGCAGCTGGCGCAACAGCTTGGGGGCTGCTGGCCGGAGGCCATGTCCATCCGGACAACGCTGCCCATCTGACCGGGGCAGGGGCGAAGAGGATCCTCAGAACACATAAGGAATTGCAGGGAGCGCTAGGGTTGGTAGGAGCGTCCCTGACTCAGCCCGGCTGACTGCCACAGTCCCTGGGCGGCCACTCCGGCACGGCAAGGGCGCATGAGAGGTCTGTTTAGGAGGCTTGCTGACCAGTCCGGCGGGCTCTCCTCTGAAGCAATTCTCAACCTTTTTCGCCCCCGTCCCCAGACGCGCCTACACTGCGCCCCATGTGGTGCGCGCCGTGTGGATGAACCTGTTGCTGGCCTTCATTCCCATCAGTCTGCTGCTGGAGTGGGTCTTTAAAGCCCCCCCACTGTGGATTTTCGCCACAGCAGTGATTGCCATCATCCCGCTGGCGGACCTGCTGCGGCAGGGCACCGAGCAGATCGCAGCGAGGGCCGGGCAGACCATCGGCGGTCTTCTGAATGTGACCTTCGGGAATCTGGCCGAACTGATCATCGCCGTCTTCGTGCTGCTGGGCGGCAACACGGTGGTGGTTAAGGCGCAGATCACGGGCAGCATCATCGGGAACGCGCTGCTGGGACTGGGTCTTGCCATCCTGATCGGCAGTTTCGGGCGCAACCGGCAGAAATTCAACCGCGAGAATGCCGGGCAGCTCAATTCCATGCTGTTCCTGGTGGTCATCGCCCTGCTGATTCCGGCCCTGTTCGACTACACCGAGCGCCTGCCCGATTTCCTGGCGGGCAGCACGCAGGCGCGCGGCAATCTGGACGAGTACCTCAGTCTGGGCGTGGCCGTCGTCCTGATCACGGTCTACGCCCTCAATCTGGTCTACACCCTGGTCACGCACAAGGACGTGTTTGCGCTGGAGGGCGGAGAGGAAGGCCACGGCGGCGCGTCCCCCTGGCCCGTGTGGAAGGCTGCCGCCGTGATGGTGGGGGCCACCGTGTTCATCGCCGTGGAATCCGAAATGCTCTCCGGCGCCCTGGAGGCCACCAGCACGCAGCTGGGCCTCAGCCCGTTCTTTCTGGGGATCATCGTGCTGGCGGTGGTGGGCAACTTCGCCGAGTACATCGCGGGCAGCTACTTCGCCCGCCAGGGCAAGCTGGGGCTGGCCATCAACATTGCCGTGGGGGCCACCATTCAGGTGGCGCTGTTTACCGCGCCAGTGCTGGTGATCATCTCCTACCTGATCGGCAAGCCGATGAATCTGGTCTTTTCCAGTCCGCTGGAGCTGGCCGCCATCGTGGCGGTGGCCCTGACCGTGACCACCGTGACCAAGGACGGCGAGGCCACCTGGTTCGAGGGCGTGCTGTTGCTGAGCGTGTACCTGTTGCTGGCGCTGGCCTTCTTCTTCGTCACGCCCAGAATCGGGGGGGAGGAGACCGCCCTGCCCGCACCTGCGCGCACCCTCATTTCGTCCAGCCTTCCTGTCCACCCCCCGCTCCTCAGGCTCTAAACTCGCGCCCATGAGCCATTCCTTTACCCCCGAACGTCCGCTGCGCGTCGCCGTGATCGGCAGCGGCCCCAGCGGCGTGTACGCTGCCGAGGCGCTGATCAAGCAGAGCCAGATTCCCACCGAGGTGGACGTCTTCGACCGCCTGCCCACCCCCTACGGCCTGGTGCGCTACGGCGTCGCGCCGGATCACCTGACCATCAAGAGCGTGACCAAGGGCTTCGAAAAAACCTTCAGCGATCCGCGCGTGCGTTTTCTGGGCAATGTGGAGTTCGGCACGGACCTGACGCACGACGACCTGAAGGCACATTACGACGCCATCATGTACACCGTGGGCGCCAGCGGGGACCGCCGCCTGGGCATTCCCGGCGAGGATCTGAGCGGCTCGATGAGCGCCACCGAATTCGTCGCGTGGTACAACGGCCACCCCGATGCCGCCGCCCGCGAGATGGTCCTGAGTGCCACGGGCGTGGCGGTGGTGGGCGTGGGCAACGTGGCTCTGGACGTCAGCCGTATCCTCTTGAAGACGGTGGAGGAGCTGCGGGCGTCGGACATCGCTCCGCATGCGCTGGACGTACTGGAGCACAGCCCGGTGACGGACGTGTGGATTTTGGGACGGCGCGGCGCAGCGCAGGCCAAGTTCACCACCAAGGAGCTGCGCGAATTTGGCGAGCTGTCCGACGCCGAGCCGGTGGTGCGGCCCGAGGAGGTGACGGTGGACGAGCACGCCGAGGCTGCCATCACCGACAACGTGGTCAAGAAGAATCTGGAAGTGATCCGCGACTTTGCGGGGCGCACGCCGGAGGCCAAGCCGCGCCGCGTTCACCTGCGCTTCCTGGTGTCCCCGGTGGAAATCCTGGGCGACGAGGACGGCAACGTGGCGGGGCTGAAGATCGAGCGCAACACGCTGGACGACGCGGGCAACGCGGTGGGGACCGGCGAGACCGAGGTGCTGCCGGTGCAGATGGTGCTGCGCTCGGTGGGTTACCGGGGCGTGGCCTTGCCCGGCGTCCCCTTCGACGAGAAACGCGGCGTGATTCCCAACGAGGGCGGGCGGGTGCTCGGTCGCAGCGGCGAGTACACCTCCGGCTGGATCAAGCGCGGCCCCAGCGGCGTGATCGGCACCAACCGCAAGGACGCCACCGATACCGTGGCGCACCTGCTCGCGGACGCCGGGGCCGGAATGCTGCCCGCCGCCGCGCAGGCCACCCGCGCCGAGATTGACGCCCTGCTGGGCGAACGCGGTGTGGACGTGTACACCTTCGCTGACTGGCAGGCCCTGGACACCCACGAGCAGACGCAGGGCCAGGCACAGGGCCGTCCCCGCGCGAAGGTGGTTCACAGGCACGAGATGCTGGGCCACCGGCGCAAGTAAAGCCTCGGGCGGACACCGAGCGTGGGCATTCGTCTCCGCCAGCTTTGTCATACTTTTCCCCTGATGACATCCCAGCATTCCGACATCGTGGTGATCGGCGCTGGCCCCGCCGGTCTCCACGCTGCCTTTTACGCGGCGTGGCGCGGCCTGCGGGTACGCGTGCTGGAAGCGCGGAGCGAGCTGGGCGGCCAGCTCAGCGCGCTGTATCCCGACAAACGCGTCTACGATGTTCCGGGCCTCCCAGGAGCACGCGGGGCTGAAGTGGTGGCGCATCTGCGGCGGCAACTGGATGGGCTGGACGTGGACGTGCGGATTAACACCGTGGCTCGGACACTCACCAGCGACGGAACAGGCTGGAAGATCGGCACGGACCGGGAGGTTTTCACGGCGGGCGCGGTCATTCTGGCGGCGGGCCTGGGCGCTCTGCTGTCCCGTGCGCCACGCATCCCAGGCGCGGACTCGCATCCGGATGTCCGGACCGATCTTCCCGACTTCGAGGAGCTGAGTGGACGGCGCGTGCTGATCGTGGGCGGTGTCCCGCAGGCAGCCAGGGCAGCACTGAGGCTCATGGAAGCTGGCGCGAGGGTGACGCTGACCCACAGCCGGGCCGGCTTCCGGGGCGATCCAGGGTCCTTGGCCCAGCTGGAAGAGGCGAGAACCGCTGGACGACTTGAAGTCCTGGCTCCCGCTCGCCTAATTGCGCTCACGCCGCAGGGGGCCGAGTTGGAGGTGGAGGGTGAACGGCGTGACCTTCAGGTCGAGACTGTCCTCAGCCTGGGCGGCTACCTGCCTGACCTCTCCCCCATTCAGTCGTGGCCGCTGGACTGGCACGGCGAGTACGTCCCGGACGGCCCCGGCGGGAGCACCGTGCTGGAAGGCGTGTATGTGGCGGGCGATCTGGCGGGGTCGGGCGGCGACTTCAAACTGATCTCGGTGGGGCTGGCGCAGGCCGCCGTTGCCGCCAACCACGCCGCGCACCACGTGCGGCCCGAACTGAAGATCAGACCAGGGCACAGCAGCGACAGACGCCCCCCAGGGGGAGCGGACGAGCCCTAGGAGCGGTTCTCAAGCAACTGCCCGGCTTCGTCCACCCCTGCCGCTTCCAGCAGGCCCACCAGGCCCAGCGAAAAGCCGTCGTTCAATCTGGGCCATTCTGGCGGAAAGGGCTGAGTCTGGGTCACGTCGTTGGGCACCATCACCAACTTGAACCCGGCGGCGACGGCGGCGGTTCCACCGTTCAGGCTGTCCTCGACTGCCAGACACTCCCCGGCACGCAGCCCCAGACGCCGGGCGGCCAGCACGTACAGTTCGGGGTCCGGCTTGACGCGCTGCACATCGTCGCGTGTGCACAGCACTGTGAACAGGTTCAGCAGGCCGTGCTGCTCCAGCCAGCGCGTCACCCAACGGCGGTCGCTGCTGGTCGCCAGGGCCAGCGGCCATCCGGCGGCATGCAGGCCCTCGAGCACCCCCCGCACGCCGGGGCGCAGTTCCTGCTCGCCGATGTCGGCCACGATGCGGGCATGCAGATCCAGGTGGACGTTCTCACGGTCAGCCTGCACCTCCTCGGGGAGACCGGCCCAGGGATCGAAGGCGTCCCAGGTGCCGATGCCGCGCTGCCAGTCGGCCAGCGCCAGCTCACGCCCGTGTTGCCGGTACAGCTCCTGCCAGTGGTGAAACTCGCGAGTCTCGGTGTCCAGGATAGTGCCGTCGAAATCGAACACGACGGCCCGCAACACGTCGGAAGAGCGGGCAGAGGAAGGAGACATGCGCAGCAGTCTAGTGGGGAACCGCTCGGCGCGGCTTGAACGTCACTTCAGAACCGCCAGGGCAGTGGCCGGAGCTGCCAGGGGGCAGGTTGAATGATCCCGGGCCAAAGCATCCGGACGATCCTACTGACTTTTGGAAAGCATTTAACCTACAGTGGGACGGTGCAGGAGTTGACCATTTTCCAGGAGCTTGAATCGCGGACGCCGCTGGCTGAACGGGCCGGCGTCCTGAGCGAGTCGGCCCAGTGGCGTGGCCTGCCGGTGTTCGTGAAAACATTGATGGTGGACGATCCCGACGCCCAGGCCCGCTTTCACCACGAGGGCCGGGTGGCTGCCTCCCTGAATCATCCGGGGATCGTGCCCTTGTTGGCAGTCTCGCCCAGGCAGCTGATTTTCCCGTTCGTGGAGGGCGGGACCCTGCGTGAGCGGCTTGAGTGCGGCGTCCTGGACGTGCAGGAGGCCACCGAAGTCGTCATGGGCCTGCTGCACGCCGTCGTGTACCTGCACCGCCAGGGAGTGACCCACCAGGACCTGAAGCCGGAAAATGTGCTGCTGCAGAGCGGGCGCGCGGGCCAGGACACGGTGAGGATCATCGACTTCGGCATGAGCCACGCCCGGCACATGCCGCTGGACATTCACAGCGGCACGCGCATGGGCACGCCGCATTTCATGGCCCCGGAGCAGTTCTATGGCATGCGCGGCGACATTCGCAGCGACCTGTACTCGGTGGGCGTGCTGCTGTTCGACTGCCTTGCTGGGGGGCCGCCCTACGCCGATGCCCTGGGCTGGCTGGCCGGAATCCACACCGACCGGGCCGAATTGCCCGGTCCGGCGGCGCTGCACCCGCTGCTGCGCTCCGCACTGTCACGCGATCCGGCCCAGCGGCCCCACAGCGCGGGCGCCATGCTGCGCCTCCTGTGCTTGGCCCGCCAGGAACTGGGCCTGTCAGACCTGGAAAATCCAGGGCCAGCAGACCGGGCCACGCCGGATGGCGAAGATCTGGTTCTCCCGGGCACGGCGAAAGGCAGCAGCAAGCCATGACCCTGCTCGCCTTCACAGGCAACCGTTTTCTAGCTGAGGAAGCCCTGCGCGAGACGCTGACCAGCCGGGGCCTGAATCCGCGCGAACTGCCCCGGCTGGGCGGCGAGGACGTGACGGCCCAGACCCTGGGGCCTCACCTGTCGCCCGGTCTGTTCGGGGACGGCGGCGTGATTGTGGACTTTGAAGGGGTGAAGCCCGACAAGGCGCTGCTGGAACTGCTGGCGGGCGCGGCGGTGACGGTGGCCGTGCTTGACGAAACCGCCCCCGCCACGCGCACCAAGCTGTACCAGTCACGCGGCGAGCAGATCGTGTCTGCCGCGCCCAGCAAGCCTGGCGAGGTCACCGGCTGGGTGGTGCAATACGCCAGAAAACAGAAGCTGCCGCTAGACAGGGAAGCCGCCGCCTACCTGGCCGAAGTGTTCGGAGCCGATCTGGCAGGCATCGCGGGCGAGCTGACCAAGCTGGCTCTGCTGGACGGACCTCATACCAGAGAAGCCGTGCAGCGCGTGGTGGGCCGCGAGCCGCCGGGGGACAGTTTCGCCATGCTGGGCGCGGCCACGGCGGGCCGCCCCGGCGAGGCGGTGGGACAGCTCCGCCGCCTGCTGGCCTCCGGCGAGGACCCCTTTAAACTGATGGGCGCGGTGGTCTGGCAGTACAGCCTGGTTGCCCGCTGCGTGGCCCTGTTGCAGGAAGAAGGCCGCGTCACCGAAGCCGCGGCGGCCCAGCGCCTGGGCGTCAAACCGTATCCAGCCAAAAAAGCCCTCGATGTGGCCCGCAGGCTCAATGAGGCCAAAATTCGCGCCCATCTGGGCCGGATCCTGGACGCGGATCTGGCGATGAAACGTGGCCTGGACGCCGGAGTCACACTGGAACGCCTGATTGTGCAACTGAGCGTTTGAAGGCTCTATGTGATCCCGCACTCTCCACTCTGAAGAGCATTCAGCGTCTTTGCCCCTCCAGCGATGCCGCCACGCACCTCTATCGTGGGCCAGATCGTGGGTGCCCGTGGCGGCTGCCCTTGCCGGGGAAGGGATCTCTGACGCTGTGAATGTTCAGTCCTGGCTGGAGTCCCCCACCGTACCCTGGGCGTGTCCCGGTAGGCCATCGTGACCGAGTGGTGATCGGCAGAAATGGACATGCTCTGGGCGGCGGCCCACACCAGTGGGCTCCCGAGATGATAGAATTGAACCGAGTCTAATTAAGCTCTACCCCCTCTCAATCCGGTCCTTTCCAAGGAGTGTCCAGCATGGATTTCACCCTGAATGACGAACAGCGCCAGCTTCAGCAACTCGCCCGCGACTTTGCGCGCAGGGAGATCATTCCGATTGCCGCAGAATACGATCAGAAGGAAGATCTGCCGTGGCAGGTGGTGGAAAAGGCATTTGAGGTCGGCCTGCTCAATCCCAGCATCCCCGAACACGCGGGGGGCCTGGGCCTGGGCATGTTCGACGAGTGCCTGATCGGCGAGGAGTTGGCCTACGGCTGCATGGGCATCTACACCGTGCTGATGGCCTCAGAGCTGGGTATTGCGCCCATCCTGATTGGCGGCACTGAGGAGCAGCAGGCCCGCTTTCTGGGGCCCCTGACCGAGAAAGCCGGGCTGGCGGCGTTCGCGCTGTCCGAACCCGGCAACGGCTCGGATGCGGCGGGGATGGCCACGATGGCCCGCGACGACGGTGACGCCTGGATTCTGAACGGCACCAAGATGTGGATCAGCAACGGCGGTGTGGCCGAGTTCAACGTGGTCTTCGCCACCACTGACAAGGCAGGCGGGCACCGCGCCACGGTGGCGCTGGTGGTCCCGAAAGATGCCCCCGGCTTCAGCCACAACAAGATCAAGCACAAGATGGGCCAGCGCGCCAGCCTGACCAGTGAACTGGTTTTCGAGGACGTGCGCGTGCCCAAGGAAAATCAACTCGGCGGCCTGGGCGACGGCTTCAAGATCGCCATGAAGACGCTGGACAAGACCCGCATTCCGGTGGCCGCCGGGTCCGTGGGGATCGCCCGCCGCGCCATGGAAGAGAGCATCAAGTACGCCAAGGAGCGCGAGGCCTTCGGCAAGCCGATCACCGAATTTCAGGCCATCCAGTTCAAGTTGGCCGAGATGGCGATGGGCATCGAGACGGGCCGGTTGATGTACCAGAAAGCCGCGTGGCTGGTGGACCAGGGCAAGCCGCACGGTTTCGAGAGCGCCATTGCCAAGGCATACTGCTCGGAAATGGCCTTCAGCGCCGCCAACGAGGGGATTCAGGTCCACGGCGGCTACGGCTACGTCGGCGAGTATCCGGTAGAAAAGCTGCTGCGCGACGTGAAGCTGAACATGATCTACGAGGGCACCAACGAGATTCAGCGTGTGGTGATCGCACGCAACTTGCTGAAATAAGCACTTCTCACCCGGTGCTCTGTTCCCCGTCTTACGGCGGGGGCTTTTTTATCGCCGGTCCACTTCCGGTTCCCGTTCCTCGGCCCGGTTGGTCTGCGGGTACAGCCAGCGCAGGAAGACCAGGAAAAGTCCGATCACCGTCGCCGTGCTGGTGGTCAGGAAGGCCACCAACACGCTGCTGTCCAGACGGAAAGGCCGCCCGCCCAGTTCGCCCCAGCCCGCGGCCAGGGTCAGGGTCACGTCCGCAATCAACCAGCCCGCAGACAGGATGAACACGATGGCCCCCACACCCAGCCGCAGGAGGCGCTGATCCACTGCCTCGCGGTAACGCAGCTGGCGGGTCATCCTCTCCAGATCAGCGTTGGAGGCCGGAGTGCGGCGTTCGCTTTCCAGGCCCTGCTGCACGGCCCGCTCAATGGCGGACTGAACGGTTGTGGACGGGGCTGGTGGGGGTGCTGGCGCGTCGCCGAGCCGCTCCAGTGGTTCAGGCACTGCGCGCCAAGCTGGTGTAGTACTCGCGGGTGATCTCATCGGGAATCAGGTTGTCCTGCAGCCCGTAGGTCTGGGACCACGGGCTGCCCGCACGGTGGGTCAGGCGCGAGAGTTCGCCGCCCTCCATGCCGCCGTAACCGCTCCAGACGCTGCGGATCACCTCCAGCGCCTCGCTGTCTTGTGTCAGGTCAGGTTCGCCGGGCGCGACGGGCAACGGCTCGGAGATCGGCACCCGGCCGCGCTCACCCCAGTGCTGCCACAGCCTCCGCACCACCGGACCGCGTTGCCAGGCATGCACCGTGTTGTACATCAGCGGACGGCCCAGCAACGCCAGCGTGTAACCGTGGGCGATATACACCAGCTTGTGCACCTGCATCTGCGTCAGAGCGCGGCCCTCGGCGCGGGCCAGCTCCAGAAAGGTGTTCGCCACCACCTCGGCAGCGTATCCGGTGCGTTTGGGATCGTCGATGGCGATAGTCATGGTGTCTGTCCTCCCTCCTTTCTGATCAACTCGTTCTGACCACAGCGTAACACTGCCGGTGGAAAGAGGCCAGAGCTTCAGTCCAGGCGACCCAGGTAGGCGTAGGTACGGTAGGTCAGTGTGACGTGACCCTCCTCCGCATAGGCCTCGAAGGCGCTGTCCAGTTGCCGCGCCACCACCGCAAACTGGGGATCGCTGGGTGCAGGCAGATAGCTGACGCTGCCGGCCAGAGCATGCAGGCGCTCACGGGTGAAGCGAACCGGATTATCAAAAACCTGCACCGCGAAGCCGCCCGGCATCAGCAGGGGCAGCTCGTGCTCTGGCACACGCGAGAGCAGCTCGCCGTCCTCGCGGCTGAAGGCGGTCACGACTTCGCGGTAGGCGGCGTTGAACCCGGTGTCCACCCCGCGCCAGTCGTTCCAGACCAGCAACACCTGCCCGCCGGGGGCCAGCACGCGCCGGAACTCCCGAACGGTGGGGGTGGGAGCAAACCAGTGCGCGGCCTGGGCAGCGGTGATCAGCCGGACGGAGGCAGACTCCAGAGCGGTGGCCTCGGAGGTGCCATTATACACGGCCAGACGGCCCGCCGTCACTTCCCCAGCCAGCGCCACTTCGAGCTGGCCACGCATCTCTGGATTAGGTTCCACAGCGTCCAGGGCAAAAGCTGGCCCCATAGCGTGAGCCAGCAGCAGACGGGTGAACAATCCTGTCCCAGCGCCCACATCCGCCACACGGCCAGAAAGCAGACCGAGGCCCGCCAGCCACTCTCCCAGCGCTGAAGGATACGTCGGACGGGCGGAGGCGTAAACCTCGGCGCGGCCCAGAAAGCGGTCCGGGTTGGTCACGCCCTGACCTTCGGCTTCTTCACCCGGATCTGTTCAACAGGGGCGGTCACTTGCGACGATGGCCGCCAGGCACTTGCCAGAAAGTAGGCCAGTCCACCCAGCGTTCCCGCAAGGATCAGGAAGCCCAGCAGACGCCACAGCACCGCTGCCGTTCCCACCACGAAGGCGCCCAGCCCCACCAGCAGTTGCCCCAGCAGCCATACCAGCGAGAGCGCCGCTACAGCCAGCAGCACGACGCCGATGATCGCCAGAATCAGTCTTGCCATGGAAGCAGAATAGGGCAACAGGGAACGGTGAGTTGCTGTAAGGAGAGGGCTTTCTGTCGCGGTTCCACGGGCGAACGGTCCGGTTCAAGCCCTCCGCCCGCCTCAACTGAGGAACAGACCTTGCTGCAAAGCGACGGAGTTTGCGTTCCATCCCAGCCGTCGCACAGACAGCAATAAAAAGAGGCCGGGAGCTTCACGCCCCGGCCTCCCCATCGCTGTGACTTTATGCCATGTTTCCAATGATCGCGTCGGCAAATTCACTGGTCTTGACTTCCTTCGCGCCTTCCATGTTGCGGGCGAAGTCGTAGGTCACGACCTTCTGGGCGATGGTGGCGTCCAGCCCCTTGAGGATCATGTCGGCCGCTTCTGTCCAGCCCATGTAACGCAGCATCATCTCGCCGGACAGGATCACGGAGCTAGGGTTGATGACGTTCTTGCCCGCGTACTTGGGCGCGGTACCGTGGGTGGCCTCGAAGATGGCGTGGCCAGTCACGTAGTTGATGTTCGCCCCCGGCGCGATGCCGATCCCGCCCACCTGGGCAGCCAGCGCGTCGCTGATGTAGTCGCCGTTCAGGTTCAGGGTGGCGATCACGTCGTATTCCTTAGGGCGCAGCAGGATCTGCTGCAGGAAGTTGTCGGCGATCACGTCCTTGATCACGATGCCGTTGGGCAGCTCGCACCACGGGCCGCCGTCGATTTCCTTGGCGCCGAATTCGTTCTTGGCGAGTTCGTAGCCCCAGTCGCGGAACGCGCCCTCGGTGAACTTCATGATGTTGCCCTTGTGCACCAGGGACACGCTCTTGCGGTCATTGTCGATGGCGTACTGGATGGCGGCACGCACCAGACGTTCGGTGCCCTCCCTGGACACGGGCTTGATGCCGAACGAGCTGCTTTCGGGGAAACGGATCTTGGTCACACCCATCTCGTTCACCAGGAAATCGCGCATCTTGGCGGCTTCAGGGGTGCCGGCCATGTACTCGATGCCAGCGTAGATGTCCTCGGTGTTCTCGCGGAAGATGGTCATGTTGACGTACTCCGGGTGAACGAGGGGGCTGGGCACCCCTGCGAAGTACTGCACCGGACGCACGCAGGCGTAGAGATCCAGCTCCTGGCGCAGCGCCACGTTGATGCTGCGGATGCCGCCGCCGACGGGGGTGGTCAACGGTCCCTTGATCCCGAAGAGGTATTCGTTGAAGGTATCAACGGTTTCCTGCGGCAGCCACTGGCCCTCGCCGTAGACCTCCACACTCTTCTCGCCCGCGTAGACTTCCATCCATTCGATCTTGCGCTCACCGCCGTAAGCCTTCTCGACGGCAGCGTCCAGCACCCGCACGCTGGCCTTCCAGATGTCGGCCCCGGTGCCGTCGCCTTCCACGAAAGGAATGATGGGATGATTGGGGACGTTCAGTTTGTCACCCTGCATGCTGATCTTCTCGCCCTGCTCGGGCCGCTGGATATGGCTGCTCATAACCTGCAATCTAGCGCCTCGCGGTCATGAGGAGAGGAAATCCCACTGTTACCCTCTAAGTTTGAGCCGAGTACAGGACCGGAAATGAGAGCATGTCCCCAACAAGCATTGGGGACAGATATCGGCCTCTGAAGGTTGATCTCACACCGCCCAGGCAGAAGGGGAGCATGGTTAAGGGACCTTAACGGGAATCCATTTTCAGGAGGTCCTTTGCATGAGTGACGACAAAAGCGCGGCTGGCAACATGCTCGACGCGGCCAAGGCCAAGATCAATGAGGGGGCAGACCGCGCCCGTGCCGCCGCACACGATCTGCAATCCAAGGTAGGTGGCAGCACCCTGGAGAACATGGGCGACAAGGCCAAAGCGACCGAGGACCGGGCCAAGGCCGAAGTCCACAACGCCGAGGCGAATGCCCATTACAGCGAGGGCAAACGTGAGGCCAAGGACGGCGACGGCCATTAAAGCCTGAAGCCCCGCTTCAGAGTTCAGCCCCTACCCCACGCGGGTGGGGGCTTTTCCGTGAGCAGACATGGGTGGCCTGAACGGCATGAGACCCAGACGACCGGAAAGCATCTCCCCTGCCCCCACACCGTTTATTCTTGCCCCCATGACCACAACTCCCCGGCGGGTGTCGCGCCGAGAAC
Encoded proteins:
- the icd gene encoding NADP-dependent isocitrate dehydrogenase, whose amino-acid sequence is MSSHIQRPEQGEKISMQGDKLNVPNHPIIPFVEGDGTGADIWKASVRVLDAAVEKAYGGERKIEWMEVYAGEKSVEVYGEGQWLPQETVDTFNEYLFGIKGPLTTPVGGGIRSINVALRQELDLYACVRPVQYFAGVPSPLVHPEYVNMTIFRENTEDIYAGIEYMAGTPEAAKMRDFLVNEMGVTKIRFPESSSFGIKPVSREGTERLVRAAIQYAIDNDRKSVSLVHKGNIMKFTEGAFRDWGYELAKNEFGAKEIDGGPWCELPNGIVIKDVIADNFLQQILLRPKEYDVIATLNLNGDYISDALAAQVGGIGIAPGANINYVTGHAIFEATHGTAPKYAGKNVINPSSVILSGEMMLRYMGWTEAADMILKGLDATIAQKVVTYDFARNMEGAKEVKTSEFADAIIGNMA